A single window of Leopardus geoffroyi isolate Oge1 chromosome D4, O.geoffroyi_Oge1_pat1.0, whole genome shotgun sequence DNA harbors:
- the RALGDS gene encoding ral guanine nucleotide dissociation stimulator isoform X10 — protein sequence MLVVPPSVRADESCTQEIGEELVNGVIHSISLRKVQAHHGANKGQRWLGCENESALNLYETCKVRTVKAGTLEKLVEHLVPAFQGSDLSYVTIFLCTYRAFTTTQQVLDLLFKRYGRCDALTASSRYGCILPYSDEDGGPQDQLKNAISSILGTWLDQYSEDFCQPPDFPCLKQLVAYVQLNMPGSDLERRAQLLLAQLEHAELTEAEPEALSPAPAPLLKPAPELEPALAPESEPELEPAPTPAPEPELQPAPEPAPEPAPAPAPELEPALSQTVDLEAAPVPEPPWPSPVAAENGLNEKPHLLAFPPDLVAEQFTLMDAELFKKVVPYHCLGSIWSQRDKKGKEHLAPTVRATVTQFNSVANCVITTCLGDRTVTARDRARVVEHWIEVARECRVLKNFSSLYAILSALQSNSIHRLKKTWEEVSRDSFRIFQKLSEIFSDENNYSLSRELLIKEGTSKFATLEMNPKRAQKRPKETGVIQGTVPYLGTFLTDLVMLDTAMKDYLYGRLINFEKRRKEFEVIAQIKLLQSACNNYSITPEEHFGAWFRAMERLSETESYNLSCELEPPSESASNTLKAKKNAAIVKRWSDRQAPSTELSSSGSSHSKSCDQLRCGPYLSSGDIADALSVHSAGSSSSDVEEINVSFVPESPDGQEKKFWESASQSSPETSGISSASSSASSSSASTTPVAATRTHKRSVSGVCSHSSSLPLYNQQVGDCCIIRVSLDVDNGNMYKSILVTSQDKAPAVIRKAMDKHNLDEDEADEYELVQVISDDRKLKIPDNANVFYAMNSTANYDFVLKKRTFTKGAKVRHGASSTLPRMKQKGLRIAKGIF from the exons AGCTGCACGCAGGAGATCGGCGAGGAGCTGGTCAACGGGGTCATCCATTCCATCTCCCTGCGGAAGGTGCAGGCACACCACGGCGCCAACAAGGGCCAACGCTGGCTCGGG TGTGAAAATGAGTCAGCCCTGAACCTGTACGAGACCTGCAAGGTGCGGACGGTGAAGGCCGGCACGCTGGAGAAGCTGGTGGAGCACCTGGTGCCCGCCTTCCAGGGCAGCGACCTCTCCTACGTCACCATCTTCCTGTGCACGTACCGAGCCTTCACCACCACCCAGCAGGTGCTGGACCTGCTGTTCAAAAG GTACGGTAGATGTGATGCCCTCACGGCCTCCTCTAGATACGGATGCATCCTTCCTTATTCTGACGAGGACGGCGGACCCCAGGACCAACTGAAAAA tgCCATCTCTTCCattctgggcacctggctggaccAGTACTCGGAGGACTTCTGTCAGCCCCCAGACTTTCCCTGCCTCAAGCAGCTGGTGGCCTATGTGCAGCTCAACATGCCTGGTTCTGACCTAGAGCGCCGTGCCCAGCTTCTCCTGGCCCAGCTGGAGCACGCAGAGCTCACGGAGGCCGAGCCCGAGG CTCTGTCGCCAGCTCCAGCGCCGCTTCTAAAACCAGCTCCGGAACTAGAGCCGGCTTTGGCACCTGAGTCAGAACCAGAGCTAGAGCCGGCTCCAACACCGGCTCCAGAACCAGAGCTACAGCCGGCTCCGGAACCGGCTCCGGAACCGGCTCCAGCCCCAGCTCCGGAACTAGAGCCGGCTCTATCGCAAACTGTAGACCTAGAGGCAGCTCCGGTGCCCGAGCCTCCCTGGCCGTCACCTGTGGCTGCAGAAAATGGCCTGAATGAGAAGCCTCACCTCTTGGCCTTCCCTCCCGACCTGGTGGCAGAGCAGTTCACACTGATGGATGCG GAGCTGTTCAAGAAGGTGGTGCCCTACCACTGCCTGGGCTCCATCTGGTCCCAGCGGGACAAGAAGGGCAAGGAACACCTGGCTCCCACTGTCCGCGCCACGGTCACCCAGTTCAACAGTGTGGCCAACTGCGTCATCACCACCTGCCTGGGGGACCGGACTGTGACGGCCCGGGACAGGGCCAGGGTGGTGGAGCACTGGATCGAGGTGGCCAGG GAGTGCCGTGTCCTCAAGAACTTCTCGTCTCTCTACGCCATCCTGTCGGCCCTGCAGAGCAACTCCATCCACAGGCTGAAGAAGACGTGGGAAGAAGTTTCCAG ggaCAGCTTCCGCATCTTCCAGAAGCTGTCGGAGATTTTTTCGGATGAGAACAACTACTCACTGAGCAGAGAGCTGCTCATCAAG GAGGGCACCTCCAAGTTTGCCACCCTGGAGATGAACCCCAAGAGAGCCCAGAAGCGGCCAAAGGAGACG GGTGTCATCCAGGGCACCGTTCCCTACCTGGGCACCTTCCTCACAGACCTGGTGATGCTGGACACCGCGATGAAGGACTATCTGTAT GGGAGACTGATCAACTTCGAGAAGCGGAGGAAG GAATTCGAAGTGATTGCCCAGATCAAGCTGCTCCAGTCGGCCTGCAACAATTATAGCATCACACCCGAGGAGCACTTTGGGGCCTGGTTCCGGGCCATGGAGCGACTCAGCGAGACGGAGAG CTACAACCTGTCGTGTGAGCTGGAGCCCCCCTCCGAGTCGGCCAGCAACACCCTCAAGGCCAAGAAGAACGCGGCCATCGTCAAGCGCTGGAGCGA CCGCCAggcccccagcacagagctcagcagcAGCGGCAGCTCCCACTCCAAGTCCTGTGACCAGCTCAGGTGCGGCCCCTACCTCAGCAGCGGGGACATCGCCGACGCACTCAGCGTCCACTCGGCCGGCTCCTCCAGCTCCGACGTGGAGGAGATCAACGTGAGCTTCGTCCCGGAGTCCCCCGATGGTCAGGAAAAGAAG TTCTGGGAGTCGGCCTCCCAGTCGTCCCCGGAGACCTCCGGCATCAGCTCGGCCTCCAGCAGCGCgtcctcctcctcagcctccacCACGCCCGTGGCTGCCACGCGCACCCACAAGCGCTCCGTCTCAGGGGTCTGCAGCCACAGCTCCTCACTGCCCCTCTACAACCAGCAGGTGGGCGACTGCTGCATCATCCGCGTCAGCCTGGATGTGGACAACGGCAACATGTACAAGAGCATCCTG GTAACCAGCCAGGACAAGGCTCCCGCCGTCATCCGCAAGGCCATGGACAAACACAACCTGGATGAGGATGAGGCCGACGAATACGAGCTCGTGCAGGTTATCTCCGACGACCGCA agcTGAAGATCCCGGACAACGCCAACGTGTTCTACGCCATGAACTCTACTGCCAACTATGACTTTGTCCTAAAGAAACGGACCTTCACAAAGGGGGCAAAGGTCAGGCATGGCGCCAGCTCGACTCTCCCTCGCATGAAGCAGAAAGGGCTCAGGATCGCCAAGGGCATCTTCTAA
- the RALGDS gene encoding ral guanine nucleotide dissociation stimulator isoform X1 — protein sequence MVQRMWAEAAGPAGGAEPLFPGSRRSRSVWDAVRLEVGGPDSCPVVLHSFTQLDPDLPRLESCTQEIGEELVNGVIHSISLRKVQAHHGANKGQRWLGCENESALNLYETCKVRTVKAGTLEKLVEHLVPAFQGSDLSYVTIFLCTYRAFTTTQQVLDLLFKSRYGRCDALTASSRYGCILPYSDEDGGPQDQLKNAISSILGTWLDQYSEDFCQPPDFPCLKQLVAYVQLNMPGSDLERRAQLLLAQLEHAELTEAEPEALSPAPAPLLKPAPELEPALAPESEPELEPAPTPAPEPELQPAPEPAPEPAPAPAPELEPALSQTVDLEAAPVPEPPWPSPVAAENGLNEKPHLLAFPPDLVAEQFTLMDAELFKKVVPYHCLGSIWSQRDKKGKEHLAPTVRATVTQFNSVANCVITTCLGDRTVTARDRARVVEHWIEVARECRVLKNFSSLYAILSALQSNSIHRLKKTWEEVSRDSFRIFQKLSEIFSDENNYSLSRELLIKEGTSKFATLEMNPKRAQKRPKETGVIQGTVPYLGTFLTDLVMLDTAMKDYLYGRLINFEKRRKPPGPHPAPHPSHHCPVLPSGPQEFEVIAQIKLLQSACNNYSITPEEHFGAWFRAMERLSETESYNLSCELEPPSESASNTLKAKKNAAIVKRWSDRQAPSTELSSSGSSHSKSCDQLRCGPYLSSGDIADALSVHSAGSSSSDVEEINVSFVPESPDGQEKKFWESASQSSPETSGISSASSSASSSSASTTPVAATRTHKRSVSGVCSHSSSLPLYNQQVGDCCIIRVSLDVDNGNMYKSILVTSQDKAPAVIRKAMDKHNLDEDEADEYELVQVISDDRKLKIPDNANVFYAMNSTANYDFVLKKRTFTKGAKVRHGASSTLPRMKQKGLRIAKGIF from the exons AGCTGCACGCAGGAGATCGGCGAGGAGCTGGTCAACGGGGTCATCCATTCCATCTCCCTGCGGAAGGTGCAGGCACACCACGGCGCCAACAAGGGCCAACGCTGGCTCGGG TGTGAAAATGAGTCAGCCCTGAACCTGTACGAGACCTGCAAGGTGCGGACGGTGAAGGCCGGCACGCTGGAGAAGCTGGTGGAGCACCTGGTGCCCGCCTTCCAGGGCAGCGACCTCTCCTACGTCACCATCTTCCTGTGCACGTACCGAGCCTTCACCACCACCCAGCAGGTGCTGGACCTGCTGTTCAAAAG CAGGTACGGTAGATGTGATGCCCTCACGGCCTCCTCTAGATACGGATGCATCCTTCCTTATTCTGACGAGGACGGCGGACCCCAGGACCAACTGAAAAA tgCCATCTCTTCCattctgggcacctggctggaccAGTACTCGGAGGACTTCTGTCAGCCCCCAGACTTTCCCTGCCTCAAGCAGCTGGTGGCCTATGTGCAGCTCAACATGCCTGGTTCTGACCTAGAGCGCCGTGCCCAGCTTCTCCTGGCCCAGCTGGAGCACGCAGAGCTCACGGAGGCCGAGCCCGAGG CTCTGTCGCCAGCTCCAGCGCCGCTTCTAAAACCAGCTCCGGAACTAGAGCCGGCTTTGGCACCTGAGTCAGAACCAGAGCTAGAGCCGGCTCCAACACCGGCTCCAGAACCAGAGCTACAGCCGGCTCCGGAACCGGCTCCGGAACCGGCTCCAGCCCCAGCTCCGGAACTAGAGCCGGCTCTATCGCAAACTGTAGACCTAGAGGCAGCTCCGGTGCCCGAGCCTCCCTGGCCGTCACCTGTGGCTGCAGAAAATGGCCTGAATGAGAAGCCTCACCTCTTGGCCTTCCCTCCCGACCTGGTGGCAGAGCAGTTCACACTGATGGATGCG GAGCTGTTCAAGAAGGTGGTGCCCTACCACTGCCTGGGCTCCATCTGGTCCCAGCGGGACAAGAAGGGCAAGGAACACCTGGCTCCCACTGTCCGCGCCACGGTCACCCAGTTCAACAGTGTGGCCAACTGCGTCATCACCACCTGCCTGGGGGACCGGACTGTGACGGCCCGGGACAGGGCCAGGGTGGTGGAGCACTGGATCGAGGTGGCCAGG GAGTGCCGTGTCCTCAAGAACTTCTCGTCTCTCTACGCCATCCTGTCGGCCCTGCAGAGCAACTCCATCCACAGGCTGAAGAAGACGTGGGAAGAAGTTTCCAG ggaCAGCTTCCGCATCTTCCAGAAGCTGTCGGAGATTTTTTCGGATGAGAACAACTACTCACTGAGCAGAGAGCTGCTCATCAAG GAGGGCACCTCCAAGTTTGCCACCCTGGAGATGAACCCCAAGAGAGCCCAGAAGCGGCCAAAGGAGACG GGTGTCATCCAGGGCACCGTTCCCTACCTGGGCACCTTCCTCACAGACCTGGTGATGCTGGACACCGCGATGAAGGACTATCTGTAT GGGAGACTGATCAACTTCGAGAAGCGGAGGAAG CCCCCCGGGCCACACCCAGCACCGCATCCATCCCATCACTGTCCCGTCCTTCCCTCTGGGCCCCAGGAATTCGAAGTGATTGCCCAGATCAAGCTGCTCCAGTCGGCCTGCAACAATTATAGCATCACACCCGAGGAGCACTTTGGGGCCTGGTTCCGGGCCATGGAGCGACTCAGCGAGACGGAGAG CTACAACCTGTCGTGTGAGCTGGAGCCCCCCTCCGAGTCGGCCAGCAACACCCTCAAGGCCAAGAAGAACGCGGCCATCGTCAAGCGCTGGAGCGA CCGCCAggcccccagcacagagctcagcagcAGCGGCAGCTCCCACTCCAAGTCCTGTGACCAGCTCAGGTGCGGCCCCTACCTCAGCAGCGGGGACATCGCCGACGCACTCAGCGTCCACTCGGCCGGCTCCTCCAGCTCCGACGTGGAGGAGATCAACGTGAGCTTCGTCCCGGAGTCCCCCGATGGTCAGGAAAAGAAG TTCTGGGAGTCGGCCTCCCAGTCGTCCCCGGAGACCTCCGGCATCAGCTCGGCCTCCAGCAGCGCgtcctcctcctcagcctccacCACGCCCGTGGCTGCCACGCGCACCCACAAGCGCTCCGTCTCAGGGGTCTGCAGCCACAGCTCCTCACTGCCCCTCTACAACCAGCAGGTGGGCGACTGCTGCATCATCCGCGTCAGCCTGGATGTGGACAACGGCAACATGTACAAGAGCATCCTG GTAACCAGCCAGGACAAGGCTCCCGCCGTCATCCGCAAGGCCATGGACAAACACAACCTGGATGAGGATGAGGCCGACGAATACGAGCTCGTGCAGGTTATCTCCGACGACCGCA agcTGAAGATCCCGGACAACGCCAACGTGTTCTACGCCATGAACTCTACTGCCAACTATGACTTTGTCCTAAAGAAACGGACCTTCACAAAGGGGGCAAAGGTCAGGCATGGCGCCAGCTCGACTCTCCCTCGCATGAAGCAGAAAGGGCTCAGGATCGCCAAGGGCATCTTCTAA
- the RALGDS gene encoding ral guanine nucleotide dissociation stimulator isoform X7, whose protein sequence is MCVQTGSRAPAQPSLLPAPVSPLAARGRTSIRPGACRSCTQEIGEELVNGVIHSISLRKVQAHHGANKGQRWLGCENESALNLYETCKVRTVKAGTLEKLVEHLVPAFQGSDLSYVTIFLCTYRAFTTTQQVLDLLFKSRYGRCDALTASSRYGCILPYSDEDGGPQDQLKNAISSILGTWLDQYSEDFCQPPDFPCLKQLVAYVQLNMPGSDLERRAQLLLAQLEHAELTEAEPEALSPAPAPLLKPAPELEPALAPESEPELEPAPTPAPEPELQPAPEPAPEPAPAPAPELEPALSQTVDLEAAPVPEPPWPSPVAAENGLNEKPHLLAFPPDLVAEQFTLMDAELFKKVVPYHCLGSIWSQRDKKGKEHLAPTVRATVTQFNSVANCVITTCLGDRTVTARDRARVVEHWIEVARECRVLKNFSSLYAILSALQSNSIHRLKKTWEEVSRDSFRIFQKLSEIFSDENNYSLSRELLIKEGTSKFATLEMNPKRAQKRPKETGVIQGTVPYLGTFLTDLVMLDTAMKDYLYGRLINFEKRRKPPGPHPAPHPSHHCPVLPSGPQEFEVIAQIKLLQSACNNYSITPEEHFGAWFRAMERLSETESYNLSCELEPPSESASNTLKAKKNAAIVKRWSDRQAPSTELSSSGSSHSKSCDQLRCGPYLSSGDIADALSVHSAGSSSSDVEEINVSFVPESPDGQEKKFWESASQSSPETSGISSASSSASSSSASTTPVAATRTHKRSVSGVCSHSSSLPLYNQQVGDCCIIRVSLDVDNGNMYKSILVTSQDKAPAVIRKAMDKHNLDEDEADEYELVQVISDDRKLKIPDNANVFYAMNSTANYDFVLKKRTFTKGAKVRHGASSTLPRMKQKGLRIAKGIF, encoded by the exons AGCTGCACGCAGGAGATCGGCGAGGAGCTGGTCAACGGGGTCATCCATTCCATCTCCCTGCGGAAGGTGCAGGCACACCACGGCGCCAACAAGGGCCAACGCTGGCTCGGG TGTGAAAATGAGTCAGCCCTGAACCTGTACGAGACCTGCAAGGTGCGGACGGTGAAGGCCGGCACGCTGGAGAAGCTGGTGGAGCACCTGGTGCCCGCCTTCCAGGGCAGCGACCTCTCCTACGTCACCATCTTCCTGTGCACGTACCGAGCCTTCACCACCACCCAGCAGGTGCTGGACCTGCTGTTCAAAAG CAGGTACGGTAGATGTGATGCCCTCACGGCCTCCTCTAGATACGGATGCATCCTTCCTTATTCTGACGAGGACGGCGGACCCCAGGACCAACTGAAAAA tgCCATCTCTTCCattctgggcacctggctggaccAGTACTCGGAGGACTTCTGTCAGCCCCCAGACTTTCCCTGCCTCAAGCAGCTGGTGGCCTATGTGCAGCTCAACATGCCTGGTTCTGACCTAGAGCGCCGTGCCCAGCTTCTCCTGGCCCAGCTGGAGCACGCAGAGCTCACGGAGGCCGAGCCCGAGG CTCTGTCGCCAGCTCCAGCGCCGCTTCTAAAACCAGCTCCGGAACTAGAGCCGGCTTTGGCACCTGAGTCAGAACCAGAGCTAGAGCCGGCTCCAACACCGGCTCCAGAACCAGAGCTACAGCCGGCTCCGGAACCGGCTCCGGAACCGGCTCCAGCCCCAGCTCCGGAACTAGAGCCGGCTCTATCGCAAACTGTAGACCTAGAGGCAGCTCCGGTGCCCGAGCCTCCCTGGCCGTCACCTGTGGCTGCAGAAAATGGCCTGAATGAGAAGCCTCACCTCTTGGCCTTCCCTCCCGACCTGGTGGCAGAGCAGTTCACACTGATGGATGCG GAGCTGTTCAAGAAGGTGGTGCCCTACCACTGCCTGGGCTCCATCTGGTCCCAGCGGGACAAGAAGGGCAAGGAACACCTGGCTCCCACTGTCCGCGCCACGGTCACCCAGTTCAACAGTGTGGCCAACTGCGTCATCACCACCTGCCTGGGGGACCGGACTGTGACGGCCCGGGACAGGGCCAGGGTGGTGGAGCACTGGATCGAGGTGGCCAGG GAGTGCCGTGTCCTCAAGAACTTCTCGTCTCTCTACGCCATCCTGTCGGCCCTGCAGAGCAACTCCATCCACAGGCTGAAGAAGACGTGGGAAGAAGTTTCCAG ggaCAGCTTCCGCATCTTCCAGAAGCTGTCGGAGATTTTTTCGGATGAGAACAACTACTCACTGAGCAGAGAGCTGCTCATCAAG GAGGGCACCTCCAAGTTTGCCACCCTGGAGATGAACCCCAAGAGAGCCCAGAAGCGGCCAAAGGAGACG GGTGTCATCCAGGGCACCGTTCCCTACCTGGGCACCTTCCTCACAGACCTGGTGATGCTGGACACCGCGATGAAGGACTATCTGTAT GGGAGACTGATCAACTTCGAGAAGCGGAGGAAG CCCCCCGGGCCACACCCAGCACCGCATCCATCCCATCACTGTCCCGTCCTTCCCTCTGGGCCCCAGGAATTCGAAGTGATTGCCCAGATCAAGCTGCTCCAGTCGGCCTGCAACAATTATAGCATCACACCCGAGGAGCACTTTGGGGCCTGGTTCCGGGCCATGGAGCGACTCAGCGAGACGGAGAG CTACAACCTGTCGTGTGAGCTGGAGCCCCCCTCCGAGTCGGCCAGCAACACCCTCAAGGCCAAGAAGAACGCGGCCATCGTCAAGCGCTGGAGCGA CCGCCAggcccccagcacagagctcagcagcAGCGGCAGCTCCCACTCCAAGTCCTGTGACCAGCTCAGGTGCGGCCCCTACCTCAGCAGCGGGGACATCGCCGACGCACTCAGCGTCCACTCGGCCGGCTCCTCCAGCTCCGACGTGGAGGAGATCAACGTGAGCTTCGTCCCGGAGTCCCCCGATGGTCAGGAAAAGAAG TTCTGGGAGTCGGCCTCCCAGTCGTCCCCGGAGACCTCCGGCATCAGCTCGGCCTCCAGCAGCGCgtcctcctcctcagcctccacCACGCCCGTGGCTGCCACGCGCACCCACAAGCGCTCCGTCTCAGGGGTCTGCAGCCACAGCTCCTCACTGCCCCTCTACAACCAGCAGGTGGGCGACTGCTGCATCATCCGCGTCAGCCTGGATGTGGACAACGGCAACATGTACAAGAGCATCCTG GTAACCAGCCAGGACAAGGCTCCCGCCGTCATCCGCAAGGCCATGGACAAACACAACCTGGATGAGGATGAGGCCGACGAATACGAGCTCGTGCAGGTTATCTCCGACGACCGCA agcTGAAGATCCCGGACAACGCCAACGTGTTCTACGCCATGAACTCTACTGCCAACTATGACTTTGTCCTAAAGAAACGGACCTTCACAAAGGGGGCAAAGGTCAGGCATGGCGCCAGCTCGACTCTCCCTCGCATGAAGCAGAAAGGGCTCAGGATCGCCAAGGGCATCTTCTAA
- the RALGDS gene encoding ral guanine nucleotide dissociation stimulator isoform X4: MVQRMWAEAAGPAGGAEPLFPGSRRSRSVWDAVRLEVGGPDSCPVVLHSFTQLDPDLPRLESCTQEIGEELVNGVIHSISLRKVQAHHGANKGQRWLGCENESALNLYETCKVRTVKAGTLEKLVEHLVPAFQGSDLSYVTIFLCTYRAFTTTQQVLDLLFKRYGCILPYSDEDGGPQDQLKNAISSILGTWLDQYSEDFCQPPDFPCLKQLVAYVQLNMPGSDLERRAQLLLAQLEHAELTEAEPEALSPAPAPLLKPAPELEPALAPESEPELEPAPTPAPEPELQPAPEPAPEPAPAPAPELEPALSQTVDLEAAPVPEPPWPSPVAAENGLNEKPHLLAFPPDLVAEQFTLMDAELFKKVVPYHCLGSIWSQRDKKGKEHLAPTVRATVTQFNSVANCVITTCLGDRTVTARDRARVVEHWIEVARECRVLKNFSSLYAILSALQSNSIHRLKKTWEEVSRDSFRIFQKLSEIFSDENNYSLSRELLIKEGTSKFATLEMNPKRAQKRPKETGVIQGTVPYLGTFLTDLVMLDTAMKDYLYGRLINFEKRRKPPGPHPAPHPSHHCPVLPSGPQEFEVIAQIKLLQSACNNYSITPEEHFGAWFRAMERLSETESYNLSCELEPPSESASNTLKAKKNAAIVKRWSDRQAPSTELSSSGSSHSKSCDQLRCGPYLSSGDIADALSVHSAGSSSSDVEEINVSFVPESPDGQEKKFWESASQSSPETSGISSASSSASSSSASTTPVAATRTHKRSVSGVCSHSSSLPLYNQQVGDCCIIRVSLDVDNGNMYKSILVTSQDKAPAVIRKAMDKHNLDEDEADEYELVQVISDDRKLKIPDNANVFYAMNSTANYDFVLKKRTFTKGAKVRHGASSTLPRMKQKGLRIAKGIF; the protein is encoded by the exons AGCTGCACGCAGGAGATCGGCGAGGAGCTGGTCAACGGGGTCATCCATTCCATCTCCCTGCGGAAGGTGCAGGCACACCACGGCGCCAACAAGGGCCAACGCTGGCTCGGG TGTGAAAATGAGTCAGCCCTGAACCTGTACGAGACCTGCAAGGTGCGGACGGTGAAGGCCGGCACGCTGGAGAAGCTGGTGGAGCACCTGGTGCCCGCCTTCCAGGGCAGCGACCTCTCCTACGTCACCATCTTCCTGTGCACGTACCGAGCCTTCACCACCACCCAGCAGGTGCTGGACCTGCTGTTCAAAAG ATACGGATGCATCCTTCCTTATTCTGACGAGGACGGCGGACCCCAGGACCAACTGAAAAA tgCCATCTCTTCCattctgggcacctggctggaccAGTACTCGGAGGACTTCTGTCAGCCCCCAGACTTTCCCTGCCTCAAGCAGCTGGTGGCCTATGTGCAGCTCAACATGCCTGGTTCTGACCTAGAGCGCCGTGCCCAGCTTCTCCTGGCCCAGCTGGAGCACGCAGAGCTCACGGAGGCCGAGCCCGAGG CTCTGTCGCCAGCTCCAGCGCCGCTTCTAAAACCAGCTCCGGAACTAGAGCCGGCTTTGGCACCTGAGTCAGAACCAGAGCTAGAGCCGGCTCCAACACCGGCTCCAGAACCAGAGCTACAGCCGGCTCCGGAACCGGCTCCGGAACCGGCTCCAGCCCCAGCTCCGGAACTAGAGCCGGCTCTATCGCAAACTGTAGACCTAGAGGCAGCTCCGGTGCCCGAGCCTCCCTGGCCGTCACCTGTGGCTGCAGAAAATGGCCTGAATGAGAAGCCTCACCTCTTGGCCTTCCCTCCCGACCTGGTGGCAGAGCAGTTCACACTGATGGATGCG GAGCTGTTCAAGAAGGTGGTGCCCTACCACTGCCTGGGCTCCATCTGGTCCCAGCGGGACAAGAAGGGCAAGGAACACCTGGCTCCCACTGTCCGCGCCACGGTCACCCAGTTCAACAGTGTGGCCAACTGCGTCATCACCACCTGCCTGGGGGACCGGACTGTGACGGCCCGGGACAGGGCCAGGGTGGTGGAGCACTGGATCGAGGTGGCCAGG GAGTGCCGTGTCCTCAAGAACTTCTCGTCTCTCTACGCCATCCTGTCGGCCCTGCAGAGCAACTCCATCCACAGGCTGAAGAAGACGTGGGAAGAAGTTTCCAG ggaCAGCTTCCGCATCTTCCAGAAGCTGTCGGAGATTTTTTCGGATGAGAACAACTACTCACTGAGCAGAGAGCTGCTCATCAAG GAGGGCACCTCCAAGTTTGCCACCCTGGAGATGAACCCCAAGAGAGCCCAGAAGCGGCCAAAGGAGACG GGTGTCATCCAGGGCACCGTTCCCTACCTGGGCACCTTCCTCACAGACCTGGTGATGCTGGACACCGCGATGAAGGACTATCTGTAT GGGAGACTGATCAACTTCGAGAAGCGGAGGAAG CCCCCCGGGCCACACCCAGCACCGCATCCATCCCATCACTGTCCCGTCCTTCCCTCTGGGCCCCAGGAATTCGAAGTGATTGCCCAGATCAAGCTGCTCCAGTCGGCCTGCAACAATTATAGCATCACACCCGAGGAGCACTTTGGGGCCTGGTTCCGGGCCATGGAGCGACTCAGCGAGACGGAGAG CTACAACCTGTCGTGTGAGCTGGAGCCCCCCTCCGAGTCGGCCAGCAACACCCTCAAGGCCAAGAAGAACGCGGCCATCGTCAAGCGCTGGAGCGA CCGCCAggcccccagcacagagctcagcagcAGCGGCAGCTCCCACTCCAAGTCCTGTGACCAGCTCAGGTGCGGCCCCTACCTCAGCAGCGGGGACATCGCCGACGCACTCAGCGTCCACTCGGCCGGCTCCTCCAGCTCCGACGTGGAGGAGATCAACGTGAGCTTCGTCCCGGAGTCCCCCGATGGTCAGGAAAAGAAG TTCTGGGAGTCGGCCTCCCAGTCGTCCCCGGAGACCTCCGGCATCAGCTCGGCCTCCAGCAGCGCgtcctcctcctcagcctccacCACGCCCGTGGCTGCCACGCGCACCCACAAGCGCTCCGTCTCAGGGGTCTGCAGCCACAGCTCCTCACTGCCCCTCTACAACCAGCAGGTGGGCGACTGCTGCATCATCCGCGTCAGCCTGGATGTGGACAACGGCAACATGTACAAGAGCATCCTG GTAACCAGCCAGGACAAGGCTCCCGCCGTCATCCGCAAGGCCATGGACAAACACAACCTGGATGAGGATGAGGCCGACGAATACGAGCTCGTGCAGGTTATCTCCGACGACCGCA agcTGAAGATCCCGGACAACGCCAACGTGTTCTACGCCATGAACTCTACTGCCAACTATGACTTTGTCCTAAAGAAACGGACCTTCACAAAGGGGGCAAAGGTCAGGCATGGCGCCAGCTCGACTCTCCCTCGCATGAAGCAGAAAGGGCTCAGGATCGCCAAGGGCATCTTCTAA